The sequence GTCCTCGAGGCTGCCCACCTTGCCGGGACGGGAGGTGATGAGTTCGACGAACTCGAAGTAGTCCTTCACCGGGAGCTTGAAGCCCTGCTGGTGCGCGAGGGACCAGAGGACATGGGGAGCCACGGAACTGCCCAGGTGGATGTGGAGATCAATCAGATCGCGTGCCATGGCGGCATGTATGCACGGAGCCGCCCAGGCGTCCAGCTACCGGCGCAGCAGCACGTAGACCGCGCCCGCCCCGCCGTCCTGGGGCCGTGCGGTGGCGAACGCCAGCACCGTCTTGCCGATTCGCTTCTGGCCGAGCCAATCGCGCAGCCACTCCTTGAGCACCGGGATTTGATCCTGGGAGTTCAGCCCCCGGCCGTGGACGATGAGCACGCAGCGCTTGCGGGCGCGGTGGCTGTCGGTGAGGAAGCGGTCCACGGCCTCCTGGGCCTGGGCCCGGGTCTTGCCGTGTAGATCCAACTGGCCCTGGAGGACGAAGTCGCCGCGGCGCAGCGAGCGCATGAGCCGCACGTCGAGTCCCGGAGCGGCGCCCTCGATGAACTCGTTCGAGCCGGAGATGTCGAAGTCACCCTGGCCCGCCACCATCTCGGCCAGCTCGGCGAGCGCCTCGGCGTTCTCGTCGATGATCTCCGGGAGGCGGGGATTGGGCACGGGGGCCTCGCCCCGGTTGGTGAGCTGCTCCACGCCGTCCATGGCGGACAGGAAGAGGGA is a genomic window of Cystobacter fuscus DSM 2262 containing:
- a CDS encoding Smr/MutS family protein, which produces MSDRGPPKKKNEAFNNPFKSALTDLKKKQAEAEPPKKPQAPPPPPKPTKASRAREEDDASLFLSAMDGVEQLTNRGEAPVPNPRLPEIIDENAEALAELAEMVAGQGDFDISGSNEFIEGAAPGLDVRLMRSLRRGDFVLQGQLDLHGKTRAQAQEAVDRFLTDSHRARKRCVLIVHGRGLNSQDQIPVLKEWLRDWLGQKRIGKTVLAFATARPQDGGAGAVYVLLRR